The following are from one region of the Leucobacter sp. Psy1 genome:
- a CDS encoding RNA polymerase-binding protein RbpA has translation MAERTLRGARIGSTSLQGDEGIELSPRVRVEYLTDKGTRFGVMFDADAEPPAEWVDQRTGELGFLDDEAGRAARAEFEGKESSQRTHWDMLIERRSREELEELLQERLTLLRSRRGEKSK, from the coding sequence GTGGCCGAACGGACACTACGAGGAGCACGCATCGGGTCGACGAGCCTGCAGGGCGACGAGGGCATCGAGCTCTCCCCCCGCGTGCGCGTCGAATACCTGACGGACAAGGGCACGAGATTCGGGGTCATGTTCGACGCCGACGCCGAGCCGCCTGCCGAGTGGGTCGACCAGCGAACCGGAGAACTCGGTTTTCTGGACGACGAGGCAGGCAGAGCCGCGCGCGCCGAGTTCGAGGGCAAGGAATCGTCTCAGCGCACCCACTGGGACATGCTCATCGAGCGGCGGAGTCGCGAAGAGCTGGAGGAGCTCCTGCAGGAGCGGCTCACGCTCCTGAGGTCCCGGCGCGGCGAGAAGTCGAAGTAG
- the lnt gene encoding apolipoprotein N-acyltransferase, protein MGVDRRLPWWAALGSAALGGFLLDVATPGLAWWPVAFIAVPLVLAALWQQRSSFGALLGAVAGAAFWLPHISWLTLYLGPVPWLALGTVMILWFALFGCCAALATRFLARVLRARALRARWIALTQACTVAGLWVTREQLQSSWPYGGFAWGRLAQTQAESPLAQSVSWTGTAGLSGLLVLLCAVPVAVAFAAGAPSWRSFASPRAIRSGLVPAGGVSLVGLVLLGLVPPAPLLGAPDGADERTLTVAAVQGNAKAGIFDDRESGDVLRAHLDTTRRMLDELDERGDSVDVIVWPENSGEFDLPGHVLNSARVAQLSSRADAPIVAGSVLRDRSARSADDGSGSAPEETYTNSAVVWDAEGDTGVRYDKRRPVPFAEYMPNRPFFHALAPELVDLVQLEYQAGELPASVDIDTPAGVVRAGMAICFDIIFDEHARAMQSTGAEIIFAPTNNADFGRTDESAQQLQIARLRAIEMGRGLVNVSTVGTSAIVAPDGRDLDRLTPYTADWMVADVPLRSGTTPAMLFGVGVASMWVALGVAPLKLALASGVARKFRGGGSTSTSRRAGTSGA, encoded by the coding sequence GTGGGAGTTGACCGGAGGCTGCCCTGGTGGGCGGCGCTTGGCTCCGCGGCCCTCGGCGGGTTCCTCCTCGACGTTGCGACGCCCGGGCTTGCCTGGTGGCCGGTGGCGTTCATCGCCGTGCCACTGGTGCTCGCGGCCCTCTGGCAGCAGCGTTCCAGTTTCGGCGCACTGCTCGGCGCCGTCGCCGGAGCCGCCTTCTGGCTGCCGCACATCTCGTGGCTGACGCTCTACCTGGGACCCGTGCCCTGGCTGGCGCTCGGCACCGTCATGATCCTCTGGTTCGCACTCTTCGGGTGCTGCGCCGCCCTGGCAACCCGGTTCCTCGCCCGAGTGCTGCGTGCGCGGGCTCTGCGGGCGCGGTGGATCGCACTCACGCAGGCCTGCACCGTCGCCGGGTTGTGGGTAACCCGCGAGCAGTTGCAGTCCTCCTGGCCGTACGGCGGCTTCGCGTGGGGCCGTCTTGCGCAGACGCAGGCGGAGAGTCCGCTCGCCCAGTCGGTCTCATGGACGGGCACGGCAGGGCTCTCGGGTCTGCTGGTGCTGCTCTGCGCGGTACCGGTCGCGGTGGCATTCGCTGCTGGCGCGCCGTCGTGGCGGAGCTTCGCGTCGCCGCGCGCGATTCGGAGCGGACTTGTTCCCGCCGGGGGCGTGTCGCTCGTCGGACTCGTCCTGCTCGGTCTCGTGCCTCCAGCACCCCTGCTCGGAGCACCGGACGGCGCCGACGAGCGGACCCTGACGGTCGCTGCAGTGCAGGGTAACGCGAAAGCCGGCATCTTCGACGACCGTGAGTCGGGCGACGTTCTCCGCGCGCATCTCGACACCACCAGGCGGATGCTGGACGAGCTGGACGAGCGCGGGGACAGCGTCGATGTCATCGTGTGGCCGGAGAACAGCGGTGAGTTCGACCTGCCAGGGCACGTGCTGAACTCGGCACGGGTTGCGCAGCTCTCGAGTCGCGCCGACGCCCCGATCGTCGCCGGCTCGGTGCTGCGCGATCGCTCGGCGCGGAGCGCGGATGACGGGTCGGGCAGCGCTCCGGAGGAGACATACACGAACAGCGCAGTGGTCTGGGACGCCGAGGGGGACACGGGCGTGCGGTACGACAAGCGCCGCCCCGTCCCGTTCGCCGAGTACATGCCCAACCGTCCGTTCTTCCACGCGCTCGCGCCCGAACTGGTGGATCTGGTGCAGCTCGAGTACCAGGCGGGGGAGCTCCCGGCATCGGTGGACATCGACACCCCGGCCGGCGTCGTTCGCGCAGGTATGGCGATCTGCTTCGACATCATCTTCGACGAGCACGCCCGAGCGATGCAGTCGACCGGGGCCGAGATCATCTTCGCACCGACGAACAACGCCGATTTCGGCCGGACGGACGAGAGCGCGCAGCAGCTGCAGATCGCCCGACTCCGGGCGATCGAGATGGGCCGAGGCCTCGTCAACGTGTCGACGGTCGGAACCAGCGCGATCGTCGCGCCGGACGGGCGCGACCTCGACCGGCTCACGCCCTACACGGCAGACTGGATGGTCGCGGACGTACCGCTGCGGAGCGGCACGACGCCCGCCATGCTGTTCGGCGTCGGGGTGGCGAGCATGTGGGTCGCGCTCGGCGTCGCGCCTCTCAAGCTCGCCCTCGCCTCAGGGGTGGCGCGCAAGTTCCGGGGCGGCGGTTCTACTTCGACTTCTCGCCGCGCCGGGACCTCAGGAGCGTGA
- a CDS encoding SDR family oxidoreductase encodes MTQPLQPLSLEGRRALVTGSSRGIGADTVRYLAQAGADVVINYRNKAPRAEKLATEVRELGARALTQGADLTDGGSVEDMMTAIRVEFGGLDILVLNASGGMESGMGEDYALRLNRDAQLNVLNAALPLMGPGSRVVFVTSHQAHFIRTTPTMPEYEPVALSKRAGEDALRDRIAELTSRGIEFVVVSGDMIEGTVTATLLERSNPGAIEGRRAEAGKLYNVSEFAAEVAKAVIEPVPADHTKLVGSTSGFSG; translated from the coding sequence GTGACCCAGCCCCTGCAGCCCCTGAGCCTTGAAGGCCGACGAGCACTCGTGACCGGGTCCTCCCGTGGCATCGGCGCGGACACGGTGCGCTATCTCGCGCAGGCTGGTGCTGACGTCGTCATCAACTACCGGAACAAGGCTCCGCGGGCCGAGAAGCTGGCGACGGAGGTGCGCGAGCTGGGCGCACGCGCGCTGACCCAGGGTGCCGACCTCACGGATGGCGGTTCGGTCGAGGACATGATGACCGCGATCCGCGTCGAGTTCGGCGGGCTCGACATCCTCGTCCTTAACGCCTCCGGTGGAATGGAGAGCGGCATGGGTGAGGACTACGCGCTGCGTCTCAACCGCGATGCGCAGCTCAACGTGCTGAACGCCGCGCTGCCCCTCATGGGTCCCGGTTCGCGGGTCGTCTTCGTGACGAGCCACCAGGCGCACTTCATCCGCACGACGCCCACCATGCCCGAGTACGAGCCCGTGGCGCTGTCCAAGCGCGCCGGTGAGGATGCTCTGCGGGACCGTATCGCTGAACTCACCTCGCGCGGCATCGAGTTCGTCGTCGTGTCGGGTGACATGATCGAGGGCACCGTCACTGCCACACTCCTCGAGCGGTCGAATCCCGGAGCGATCGAGGGGCGCCGGGCTGAGGCAGGAAAGCTCTACAACGTGTCCGAGTTCGCCGCAGAGGTCGCGAAGGCGGTCATCGAACCGGTGCCGGCTGATCACACCAAGCTCGTCGGATCGACGTCGGGCTTCTCCGGCTGA